TATCACAGGGCTAAATGGTATAGAAACAGATCAGATCTTGGAGTTTACAATTGGGCATTTATGAAAGCCTGTATGTCATCAGCAGCttcagaattgtattcaaccacgTTTTGTGACCCCACTGTCTGACATATCcccacacagtggctcagtggttagcactgctgcctcacagtgccagggacccaggttcgattccagcctgtgtggagttttcacattctccccacgtctgcatgggtttcctccaggtgctctgtttcctcccacgatccaaagatgtgtaggttaggtgaattggccaagctaaattgcccatagtgttcagggatgtgtaggttaggtacattagtcaggagtCAATGTGGAATAACAGGGTAGGGAATGGGTTTCGGTGgaatacttttcagagggtcggtgtggacttgttgggccaaagggcctatttccacatctAGGGATTCTATGTGCCATTATCAGCATGCCAGGGGAGTGGATCCTGGTTCAGTGAGATGTTTAAGAGAACATACCAGAACCACCAGTAGGTTTACCTGAAAATGAAGTGCTGACCTGATTAAGCTACACAATTATGCATGCATGTTAAGCAGTGGAAACAGCACATTGCTCAGTCAGTGCAAAACGAATGGTTGAAACCTTTGTAGCTATCTTCAGCTAGAAGTACTGACAGAATAATCCATTTCAGCAAGTGATTGCCATCAACTGTTTCAATTCACTGCCCATAACATGAAACAGCTGAGTGCATTGGAAAAGACTGCAGACCCCAACAGACTTTTTCTCTGTACTGCTGAACCCTTACCGAAACCGTTCCAGTGCAGCACTGGCAGGGGCATGGCTGTCCAGTCTATCAAATGCAGaataaatccaatccagccacCCACCAATGCCCTATAAAACTGTAACAAAACATTCtgacttttatattccattcaccTTGCAACAAATACCAATATTTCATTTTCCTTCAAAATTACTTTCTGTACTTGTGTCCTAATATTTCATGATTCGTGTATTCGGACACCAAGTGCATCTACCTCAGAGCTCTGCTGTCAATCAATCAAATCAGCAAGGATTTATTTTTTAAGCAAGTTATCTCATTGATGCACAGTAATATGATAAAATGTCACATATATTGCAAGATCCTCTACATTATATGAAGATCATATGATTAATAGATTGTAGAGTGGATGGCCTGTTGATGTCCTGTGTTTGGAGTAGAATTCCCAtggtaatttgagagggaggttaCAGAAAGGATATAATTTCTGCTAGAATTTCAAGGTATTTAATTGAAGAAGCTCATGTGGCTCCCTGAGATAATTCAATAGTGATAACAATTTTCATTGTGTTTGCAGTGCTGAATTTCTTGCTATAATACTGATTAGATGTTCCGGGCTTGCATGGTTTGGGTACATGGCTCATATGGCAACCAGCTACTTTTCTAACTTCTGAACAGACAGAGCATTGTTTTCCATATTCTAGACTATTAATAAGACCCTGCTAATATCCAAATCATATATTAACTGCCGCAATCAGTGatgaggattttaaaaaaatggttcatgggatgtgggcaatgCATTTGATGGCTGATTCTGGTTGCTCTTGAGAATgtagtggtgaactgccttcctgaactgtTCCAGGCCTTGGAGCAAGTACACCCCCCAGTACTGTTTGGAAGGAAGTTTCAGAATTTTGGCCCAACAGGAATGTTGGAACAGCAGTATAGTTAGTCAAAACAGGAGTGTATGTGGTTTGAACGGGAAATCGTAGGTGCTAGTTGTCAATGCCACTGTTGCTGAGGTCATTCTAGGTGGTAGTGTTCATGTGTTTGGATGAACACTAACTTGAGGAACTCCCACGGAAATATATGGAGCCGAAATAACAGATCTACAATAATCATAATcaccttcctttgtgccaagCAACACCAGAGAAATTtccctctgattcccattgacacTACTTTTGTTAGGAGTTCTTGATGCCGTacttggtcaaatgtggccttgatgtcaaggaagTTGCTCTCACCTCATTTCTGGAGTTCAGCTCTCTTGTCCATGTTTGGTGCTTTAGTAAGGTCAAAACAAGAGATTTCAAGTAAAGGACCAAGGATATCTTGCTAtaattatacagggcattggtgaggcctcaccagaatattgtgtgcagttttcacctccttatctgaggaaggatgttcttgttaTAGAGAAAATGCAGGAAAACTTTTACTGAATTGtttcctgggatgacaggacaGGATTATGAGGGGAGATTGAGttggttaggattgtattcactggagtttaggtgggatctcatagaaacctatgtAATTCTAACAGGTGTAGACAGATTAGCTGCAGGAAGGGTGTTCTTGATGgtgagagagtccagaaccaggggtcaaaTTTTATAGATGGGGGCAAACCTTTTAGGGGTGagttgaagagaaatttcttcatctagagagtggtgagcctgtggaattcacagaGAAAATGGTTCAGGCCAAAACATGGTGTTTTCAAGAAGGCAGTAGACATTGCTCtggtggctaaagggatcaaggggtatggggggAGGGCAGGACGAGGGTATTGAgctggatgatcaaccatgatcatattgaatagcagaggATGTTTGAAGGGTTGAATGCCTATTTGCTACCATCTTCCATGTTTATGTGAACTCctgaactgagtggccctggttaGAACTCCTAAGGGTCAGTGAGTGGCAATTGCTAAGCAAATGCTACTttatagcactgttggtgacaccttccatcactttactgatgattgacaacagactgatggggtggtactTGGCTGGGTAGGATCTCTCCTGCCTTTTGTATAGGATATACCTCACAATTCTCCAAATGGTGAGGTGGAAGCCACAGTTGTAGCTGTAATGAAACAGCTTGACCAGGGGTGTGGCAAATTATGGAGTATACGTCTTCattactattgctggaatgttgttagCGTTCACTGTATCCAGCAACTTCAGCCATTCCTTGACATCAGgcagagtgaattgaattgactgaagactggtatctctgATGTTTGGGACCTCTGAAGGATGCTGAGATGGATTACCCACTTGGTACTTCTAGCTGATGATTACtgaaaatgcttcagccttatctttttcaCCGACGTGATGGGCTTTCCTATCATTGCGGGAATATTTATGCAGTGAGTTGGTCTGTCTACCATCATTGATGATTAAATGTGTTTGGATTGCACAGTTTAGATCTTATCTATTAGTTGTGGAATCACTTTGCTCTATCACTTGTTTTGATGCTGTTCTGCTTTTTGACATACAAAATTTTGTTGATCAAATTCTAGAATAGaacattaaggatgaggtttctaaattcttggaagagcaggggcagattagaacaagtcaacatggatttagtaaggggataTCATGCCTGaaaaacctgttggtattctttgaagaggtgacaagaaggttagaccagggaaacccagtgaatgtggtctatctagacttccaaaaggcctttgataagttgccacatgggaggctgctgagcaaggtgagggcccatggtgttcgaggtgagctactggtacggattgaggattggctgtctgacagaaggcagagagttgggataaaaggttctttttcggaatggcagccggtgacaagcggtgtcccacagggttcagtgttggggccacagctgttcacgttatatattaatgatctggatgaagggactggggcattctagtgaagtttgccgatgatacgaagttaggtggacaggcaggtagtactgaggaagtggggaggctgcagaaggatctagacagtttgggagaatggtccaggaaatggctgatggaattcaatgtgagcaaatgcgaggtcttgcactttggaaaaaagaataaaagcatggactactttctaaacggtgagaaaattcataaagccaaagtacaaagggatctgggagtgctagttgaggattctctaaaagtaaacatgcaggttgagtctgtgattaagaaagtgaatgcaatgttgtcatttatctcaagagggttggaatataaaagcaccgttgtgctactgagactttataaagctctggttaggccccatttggagtactgtgtccagttttggtccccacacctcaggaaggacatactggcactggagtgtgtccagcggagattcacacagatgatccctggaatggaaggtctaacatacgaggaacggctgaggatcctgggattgtattcattggagtttagaagattaaggggagatctaatagaaacttacaagatgatACATGGTTTAGAAAGGGtgaacgctaggaaattgtttccgttaggcgaggagactaggacccgtggacacagccttagaattagagggggtaaattcagaacagaaatgcggagacatttcttcagccagacagtggtgggcctgtggaattcattgccgcagagtgcagtggaggccgggacgctaaatgtcttcaaggcagagattgataaattcttgatgtcacaaggaattaagggctacggggagaatgtgggtaagtggagttgaaatgcccatcagccatgattgaatggcggagtggactcgatgggccgaatggccttacttccactcctatgtcttatgcctTATGGTCTAAATTGGCCTGTTTAGTAGACACTTATTTTTTAGGTATTTCTGTTGTTTCTCAGGTATGCCCTCATGCagtcttcattgaaccagggttgatccatTGGCTTGATGGCAATGGTAGAGTAGGGGATGTGCTGGGCCCTGAGGTTGCAGACTGTGTTAGGGTACAATTCTTCTGCTGCTCACGGCCCACAGCATCTCATTGATGCCCGGTTTTGAGTTGTTAGATCTGCCTGAAGTCTAGCAGCAATGTCCTTTCAGATTGGTCCAGCTTggtcagtagtgctgctgccaagccactcttggtaGACTTTGAATTCAACCACTCAGAATTCCTTCTGTATCATtgacaccttctgtgcttcctccaagtgtttatTAATCTTGAGTATTTccaattcatcagctgagggggACGGTATGTGACAATCACCAGGAGGTTACTTTGCTTATGTTTGACCTTATGCTGTGGGACTTCATGGAGTCCAGAGTCAAGGTTCAGAACTGCTAGGGCAGCTCTCTCCAGACTGTACACAGCTGTGCTGCAGTTTTTGCTGGATCTgacctgctggtgggacaggccACATCCATGGATGGTGATGTTGGGGTCTGGGACATTGTAAAGTATGAATCCATGAGTATGACTAAggccaggctgttgcttgactcatCTGTAAGATAGCTCTTATTTTGACACATGttcccagatgttagtaagaaAGACTTTGCAATTGTCATTTCCAGTGCCTCAGTTGATGCAAGTGACCCGCCCAGTTTTGTTCCTTTTTTTGAGACTTTTTTTTCAGTTGagacaactgaatggcttgccagGCTTCTTCAGAGGACAGGTGACAGTCAAGCACATtgttgttggtctggagtcacatgtaggccagatcaggtaaggatggtggtttccCCTCCCTAAAGTATACTGGTGTACAAGATGGGGTTTaagacaatcgacaatggtttcatgggcATCATTAGATTTTAATTCCAAgtctttattgaattcacattatACCATTTGACACAGTGGAATTCAAGTCGGGGCCCCAGAACattaaaaagagaaaaatgaaaattaCTTTTCACTTGCATTTCATCGCATTACAAATGGTGAAGGTCTCAGATgcatcaatttgaaattatactgTACAGTTGTTAAAGCCTATTTGTTTTATTGCAGTTCATTTCATATTTACATGTGTTTATTGTGCTCCCAAGGTAATCGTCGAGATGGTGTTGTTGCTTCCAATGGAACTGTGCTCACAAAGATGGAACAAATCTCAACTGTTTCGATGCAGCAGAACAGAGCACATGAAGAAAACCAGGCACCTACAAGAGTGACAGAAAATGAGTTTGCTTCATCTGCGGCACAAAATAAATCTCATAGTGTGTTTCAGTCAAGTGTGTATTCAGAAATTGCTGAACTCAACATGTcagaacacaacattccaaaatcTCTTAAAGTTTTAGCAGTGAATGATTACAGAGCTGAAATATTTGTAATGAATATTGTTAATTGGTTGGATACCGTAGAGATGGTGAGAGTAGCAGGCCTTCAAGCTGTGATCATAACCGGATGGGTTTACCCTATATACATATTCAGCTTTTTTTCACTACTAAGAATTATTTTACATTCAGCAAATCCACTTTTACCTTTGTTGACAATTGCATTGCAGGATTTCCCATTCTTTCTTATTCGCATTAGCTTAATTGGAGTCATGGGTTTTGTAACTCCAGTCTTATACCCATTAAAAAATATTATTGTTGTTGCTTCGTTTGTTTATTTCAACTATGTGTCAAAAGCTAAGTGCTTCAGGCGTACACAAcgattttaaaaattgcaacacAATTGTTTAATATTATGATTTTATATTTATTGCACTGTTGTATTCATACTGTTCTAAAACAAAATGATTTTATTCGGTTGCTTTGTGGTTTGGAATGTGTGGTGGCATTAAGTAGTGCAGCATTTGTTCAATTCATGAATTCTCACTCTCCAGTTGTGAGAAGGAGCTGAACACACCACTGTCTCCCCAAAGCCAAAAGGAAAATTGAAGTGAGATATTATTGTGTTcggtttgattttttttcatgaTCGTCAGTATTTTCTGTAATTGTCATTGATTGAATTCAGTTGCTTTTTGCTATCTTCTACAATATGAGTCCACATATAATATTGCTGAGAAACATGACCTGTAAAGGTAATTGAAGAATGAAGCAATAGGATAATAGCTCACTTGAGATAGATAGGTAGCTCTTCCCTCTCAAAGAAACAATTAGTTGTGACAGGGAGTACCTTTTGAAAAGCTGTTGTAGTTCTGGTGAAAACCTTGGCCCAGTTTCTTTGCCATAGAAAGCGAGAATGTACCAGATCCTGAGCTGCTCTGTTGAGCTGGCAGTCCCATCATGTTAGGACAGTCACAATTGGATTGTGCTGGTCACATGGCCAGAATGCCTAACGCTTGCTTACTAGTGTGGATCTTCAATGAAGAGCTTAAGGATGCAATGTGCTTTCTGTTGGTTAAATAAAGTGCCACAGGAATATTCTCAAAGGTATACTGAGGAGTTTTACTGTTGATTTTGTGTGTTGCAAGAAGCTCCCAGGATCATTATAGATCTTATAACCATGCAAACAATGGTGCAGCCTTCATTGCAACAAAGCTCATGTCAGAAACAGAGAGGATATTCAAGCACAGAAAATCCTGAGCCAAtaactcatccaaaactctgcagtCCATTGTTTCCTATTCTATTTGCAACAGAACCTTCTGGGGTAAAACTCTGACTGACCAGTCATGTACTGAACCACCAGAACCTGACTAAACCCCTTAGCTGATGGGCCAGGTCATCTTTGTCCCAGAGGAATTGGTATTGTCGTTTGTAAGTGAGTAATTATTCATATCACAGTTCATCATGGATCATATCCTATTAAATACTTGTTTATTTTATGTATTTTGTATGATTAAGATCTACAATGATATTATTCATCTGGACAAATTGTATATACTCCAAAAAagtggaaataaaaacaaatttccaAAACATTGCACCTGTCTTCCATTTTGTTTTTCGAACTGCATTCGGTTCATCAATATGCTTTTCTGAATCAGTTTACTCCAGCCTTTTGCTCTTCCAGTTGTGAGTCCTCATTCTAAACAATGTCACCTTCTAAAGGTACTATCCACTTGCTGGTGGATCAATTAGCAAAAATTGAAAGGAATATATTATGGTCAATCTAGCTCATTTTATACACCATTTTACTCAAGAAACACTTCAGTAGCAAACGTGAATGGGAGTCATGGCTGTTGTTGCCTCTCTTTACTCCAAGATCACATGTCCTCCTATATCAGTTAAGCGATGATCATACAAGACACAAAGAAtaagccattcagctcctcaagctaGCTCCATCATTAAACTCGATCAGCTCCCTCAACTGTCACTTGCCCATTATCGATCATGATCTTCAGTTAACAAAAATTTGCATTATACAAAAACCAACCAAAGAACTTCCTTGATCTATATAAGAGTTAACTGTCAGATAAATTGTGTGTTATTAACACTTCACTGTCTACCAGCAATTATGATCTTCCACTGATTGATTTTGAAATTCACAGCCTCTCATTCAAACTCTTCCCTGAATTCATCCGTCTACAAAGACCAATAAAACACTTCTGGAATGATATGTTATGACAAGTCACTATCATCTTGTGTAATcaaaaagtagaggtcccagcaccgatccttgtggcactccactggtcacaggcctcaagtctgaaaaacaaccctccaacaccaccctctgtcttctagctttgagccagttctgtatccaaatggctagttctccctgtactccatgggatctaacattgctaatcagtccacatagatcacatccagcgctctgccctcatcaacctccttggttatttcctcaaaaaactcaatcaagtttgtgagacatgatttcccatgcacaaagccatgttgactatccctaatcagtccttgcctttacaaatacatgtacatcctgtccctcagaattccctccaataacttgccctccactgacgtcaggctcactggtctatagttccctggcttgacctgaccacccttcttaaacagtggcaccatgttagccaaccttcagtcttccggcacctcacttgtgactatcgatgatacaaatatctcagcaagaggcccagcatatcacttctctagcttcccacagagttctagggtacacctgatcaggttctggggatttatccacctttaaccggttaaagacatccaacacttcctcctctgtaatctggacatttggcaagatgtcaccatctatttccctacagtctatatcttccatatccttttccacagtaaatact
The nucleotide sequence above comes from Chiloscyllium punctatum isolate Juve2018m chromosome 8, sChiPun1.3, whole genome shotgun sequence. Encoded proteins:
- the tmem236 gene encoding transmembrane protein 236, translated to MISGKKIKFFVFEVLQFAALCVPTIVVAERFASIVMSKDKPVDLKSYQLILACSVAYVACVSLIVWVPVKFLMFKKRILSKVKEWQPAMLMHLIFTTLPCFGFIIAGSQVQSGLTNIKTFSDLPVSLVLMCLIIVNIIENLRKWQLTGNIDGNRRDGVVASNGTVLTKMEQISTVSMQQNRAHEENQAPTRVTENEFASSAAQNKSHSVFQSSVYSEIAELNMSEHNIPKSLKVLAVNDYRAEIFVMNIVNWLDTVEMVRVAGLQAVIITGWVYPIYIFSFFSLLRIILHSANPLLPLLTIALQDFPFFLIRISLIGVMGFVTPVLYPLKNIIVVASFVYFNYVSKAKCFRRTQRF